From Anopheles arabiensis isolate DONGOLA chromosome 3, AaraD3, whole genome shotgun sequence, a single genomic window includes:
- the LOC120902245 gene encoding zinc finger protein 277, giving the protein MSTQLSNANDEEGGEASKSTIIGPLNFTKDSSTDPPTSLVDERTVPCMFCSNTYDFHTPDNGSDQCLAHLYLVHRLVVADVKEIACLPSYCYYWKEKFAHEPVEKYCSSMLLNQLPDGTSSPNEKYFLLSDVEPLDYELRQRLRREKLELVLTRHQFERTDRNFNRGCLYCRDYRAETRPEFVSHLYTKHFLLLGKPEHLVFVDELIEIVQDKLNRLICLFCEKLFKDRPTLKEHMRKKGHKRINPDNHYYDRFFLVNYRLKQKPEYVPIAKRKEESRVFASDSDSDSDWSDWNGEEQTTTCLFCTHAEANVDTLKLHMVAKHSFDFDQTVADMSFYQRVKVVNFIRRQMHIRKCIACGEQCPDYESLCKHLAELNHFRLDKEAGAWDQPEYFFPTYEDDQFLCHLEEVDNERDELSQEEGSIVISESVTASINLDAESLSLENFKL; this is encoded by the coding sequence ATGAGCACACAACTTTCCAACGCAAACGACGAAGAAGGTGGTGAAGCGTCCAAAAGCACCATCATAGGGCCGCTCAACTTTACCAAGGACTCGTCAACCGATCCCCCAACGTCGCTGGTCGATGAGCGGACGGTACCGTGCATGTTCTGCAGCAACACTTACGATTTCCACACTCCCGACAACGGTTCCGACCAATGTCTGGCCCATCTGTACCTGGTCCACCGACTGGTGGTGGCCGATGTGAAGGAAATTGCCTGCCTGCCcagctactgctactactggaAGGAAAAGTTCGCCCACGAACCGGTGGAGAAATATTGCTCCTCCATGCTGCTGAACCAGCTGCCCGACGGTACGAGCTCACCGAACGAGAAGTATTTCCTGCTGAGCGACGTTGAACCGTTGGACTACGAGCTGCGGCAACGGCTGCGAAGGGAGAAGCTGGAGCTCGTCCTCACCCGCCATCAGTTCGAACGGACGGATCGGAATTTTAACCGCGGCTGCCTGTACTGCCGTGACTATCGGGCGGAAACGCGCCCCGAGTTTGTGAGCCATCTCTACACGAAGCACTTTCTCCTGCTGGGCAAGCCGGAACATCTGGTGTTTGTGGACGAGCTGATCGAAATCGTGCAGGACAAGCTGAACCGGTTGATCTGTTTGTTCTGCGAAAAGCTGTTCAAAGATCGGCCCACGCTCAAGGAACACATGCGCAAGAAGGGCCACAAGCGCATCAACCCGGACAACCACTACTACGATCGGTTCTTTCTCGTCAACTATCGGCTCAAGCAGAAGCCCGAGTACGTGCCCATCGCGAAGCGGAAAGAGGAAAGCCGCGTCTTTGcgtccgactccgactccgactccgattgGTCCGACTGGAACGGGGAGGAGCAAACGACCACGTGTCTGTTCTGTACGCACGCCGAAGCAAATGTGGACACGCTGAAGCTCCATATGGTGGCGAAGCACTCGTTTGATTTCGATCAAACCGTGGCGGACATGAGCTTCTATCAGCGCGTAAAGGTGGTGAACTTTATTCGCCGTCAGATGCACATACGCAAGTGTATTGCATGTGGCGAGCAGTGCCCCGATTACGAGAGTCTTTGCAAGCATCTGGCAGAGTTGAACCACTTCCGGCTGGACAAGGAAGCGGGTGCGTGGGACCAGCCGGAGTACTTCTTTCCCACGTACGAGGACGACCAGTTCCTGTGCCATCTCGAGGAGGTGGACAACGAGCGGGACGAGCTGTCGCAGGAGGAAGGATCGATCGTTATATCGGAGAGCGTTACGGCGAGCATCAATCTCGATGCCGAATCATTATCGTTGGAAAACTTTAAACTGTAG
- the LOC120902248 gene encoding uncharacterized protein LOC120902248 has protein sequence MPFAGIHSCTKLESKKVNGIDMDSISIELDTPLITQGCASRIVRTIVELLLYNRTQIPFPYTTFRAMVKKLESADPTDATHSVAELRIQKQREKAQHVVQCVEMLFDTIEKILSNHSPIGELMIVFGKTIYTAKEAFIITLPAIDRNHIGENHQRSLEKVLRKIGLQLTLCDQLVSGQAVTSDTNIFVMVQSSCTLHPTLGVNLLDNFQLPKKCVKYEINFKITNNGEDETVNGCCKRLEIYSEEENMAQSGTLPTAAQATTLESQGPLSNEWFLLDAVISGFSIKTPKENVMWK, from the exons ATGCCGTTTGCCGGCATACATTCATGCACTAAATTAGAATCAAAGAAAGTGAATGGTATCGATATGGACAGTATAAGCATTGAGTTGGACACACCACTAATCACGCAAGGCTGTGCGAGCAGAATTGTTCGCACCATTGTGGAGCTGTTGCTGTACAATCGCACCCAAATTCCCTTCCCATACACAACCTTCCGAGCGATGGTAAAGAAGCTGGAGTCAGCCGATCCGACGGACGCTACCCATTCTGTGGCGGAACTTCGGATACAAAAGCAGCGCGAAAAGGCACAACATGTGGTGCAGTGCGTTGAAATGCTGTTCGAT ACGATAGAGAAAATACTATCCAACCACTCACCGATCGGTGAGCTGATGATCGTATTTGGCAAAACAATCTACACTGCCAAGGAAGCGTTTATAATAACACTGCCCGCCATTGATAGGAATCACATTGGCGAAAACCATCAACGATCGTTGGAAAAAGTGCTTAGAAAGATAGGTTTGCAGCTTACGCTTTGTGATCAACTGGTAAGCGGCCAGGCTGTAACGAGCGACACAAACATATTCGTTATGGTACAATCGTCGTGCACGCTTCACCCCACGCTAGGAGTGAATTTGTTGGATAATTTTCAACTTcccaaaaagtgtgtaaaatatgaaatcaattttaaaataacaaacaatggTGAAGACGAAACGGTGAACGGTTGCTGCAAACGATTGGAAATATATAgcgaagaggaaaacatgGCACAATCCGGCACGCTGCCAACGGCCGCGCAAGCGACCACTCTCGAGTCCCAAGGTCCTTTGAGCAACGAGTGGTTCCTACTGGACGCCGTAATTAGTGGATTTTCGATCAAGACCccaaaagaaaatgtaatgTGGAAATGA
- the LOC120902247 gene encoding zinc finger protein 568-like has product MEKSETRALCMESVAAKLPDVCRVCLLDETDGQTELYTIDDVYVQPNSVEHMNCFRDILSIFINDELESCNESLLPKHICTKCVTRAQEAYQFIEQCQRADKLLEQCFESLHCKTKTNATVASPAKSPTAEGTVIKLEIANARPACDDAEDSNAEEMEQPVSQPLMIQKGKRWYCDKCSKSFSQPQTLRRHYRIHDETGSSKIACPQCDRQFLRSDDLTRHIRTHTGERPYRCKLCPKKYKQGSELKEHMLTHSQEKQFRCEECNKQLASRNGLYVHMKLHRGEKPHACPHCDKRFTTSSERISHVRHIHTPRK; this is encoded by the exons atggaaaaaagtgaaacacgTGCGTTGTGTATGGAAAGTGTGGCCGCAAAACTGCCGGACGTTTGCCGTGTTTGTCTGCTGGACGAAACCGACGGTCAGACGGAACTGTACACCATCGACGATGTGTACGTGCAGCCAAACAGTGTGGAGCATATGAACTGTTTCCGAGatattttatccatttttattAATGATGAG CTCGAATCGTGCAACGAATCGCTGCTGCCCAAGCACATCTGCACCAAGTGCGTGACTCGGGCACAGGAAGCGTACCAGTTCATCGAGCAGTGCCAGCGGGCGGACAAACTTCTGGAGCAATGCTTCGAAAGCCTTCACTGTAAAACGAAAACCAATGCCACCGTAGCATCCCCCGCGAAAAGTCCCACAGCCGAGGGCACAGTGATTAAGCTGGAAATAGCGAATGCCCGCCCGGCCTGTGACGACGCAGAGGACAGCAATGCGGAGGAAATGGAGCAACCCGTCAGCCAGCCACTGATGATACAGAAAGGCAAACGCTGGTACTGTGACAAGTGCAGCAAGAGCTTCAGCCAGCCGCAAACGCTGCGCCGGCACTACCGGATACACGACGAAACGGGCAGCAGTAAGATAGCGTGCCCGCAGTGTGACCGGCAGTTTTTGCGCTCGGACGATCTGACGCGCCACATACGGACGCACACCGGGGAACGGCCGTACCGGTGCAAGCTGTGCCCGAAGAAGTACAAGCAGGGCTCGGAGCTGAAGGAGCACATGCTAACGCACAGCCAGGAGAAGCAGTTCCGGTGCGAGGAGTGCAACAAACAGCTTGCCTCGCGCAATGGCCTGTACGTGCACATGAAGCTGCACCGGGGGGAAAAGCCGCACGCCTGTCCGCATTGCGACAAACGGTTTACCACGTCGAGCGAGCGCATCTCGCACGTtcggcacatacacacgccaCGGAAATGA